In one Diabrotica virgifera virgifera chromosome 5, PGI_DIABVI_V3a genomic region, the following are encoded:
- the LOC114334025 gene encoding zinc finger protein ZFP2-like, with product MESEQCNMLNENVQQETNILVSSIKLEVKAEPPDSSDLWDSLDPPTVEPEYVHVHFLNQETNQDFMKHKQCNGDIVIKSEPNLFCDNQSVDEGKLELQKVKEELPSEEYDKLTNFEEVMLTEECNLPIKSEADLEEKTSSNYHPRAVSNQKQEKFFYASIKEYITKTKNDRRKKLKNAKSIITCPYCGKWYYRKNELLKHFLSYRVKKSVFVKRFMHKNDNILTNMKDGNSNNKPATEKKVSSKVACKLCSKLVDKYYMNAHILVHNNKPATEKKVSSKVACKLCAKLVDKYYMKAHILVHTGEKRFQYQCEICFKTFQSNSIKNHMYTHLEETPMKCTFCFKTFRRTDNFEAHKCFDFEEKVFKCHLCSKSFKRKFVLTAHMYTHTGGRKYHCPLCPKVFRQQSTKNDHILIHMGEKQFKCNICPKSFVNRNLLRRHKLYHSDIKQHSCIVCSKSFKTKMCLRRHMSLHNNTTKFQCNICLREFKKKNSLQCHMSIHTGNYKFKCGYCDRSFSRKQPLLTHEYNHTNKKPYPCDMCPEAFFSSTALKNHKIFHAASDGKDDKPFKCDICIREFKLISSLKNHIKNDHTGNKPFKCEECLIQFATQDSLDKHIDKFHTKKQFECKICGRSFSHRSTMNKHIRVKHNPDGKAPVEKKFECEFCSKKFVFEGSMKYHVKMLTCMK from the exons ATGGAAAGTGAACAATGTAATATGTTAAATGAAAATGTTCAACAAGAAACTAACATTCTTGTTAGTTCAATTAAATTAGAAGTGAAAGCCGAACCACCTGACAGTTCAGATTTGTGGGACTCTTTAGATCCTCCCACTGTGGAGCCTGAGTATGTACATGTACACTTTTTAAACCAAGAAACAAATCAAGATTTTATGAAACACAAGCAATGCAATGGGGATATTGTCATCAAAAGTGAACCAAATTTATTCTGTGATAACCAATCTGTGGACGAAGGAAAACTAGAACTACAAAAGGTGAAAGAAGAATTGCCTAGTGAGGAATATGATAAACTTACAAATTTTGAAGAAGTTATGTTAACTGAGGAATGTAATCTTCCAATTAAATCTGAGGCTGACTTAGAAGAAAAAACCTCCAGTAATTATCACCCTCGAGCTGTATCAAATCAAAAGCAAGAGAAGTTTTTTTATGCTTCAATAAAAGAGT ATATTACCAAAACAAAAAATGATAGAAGGAAGAAACTTAAAAATGCAAAGTCCATTATCACATGTCCATATTGTGGCAAATGGTATTATAGGAAAAATGAGTTACTGAAACACTTTCTAAGTTATCGTGTAAAGAAAAGTGTGTTTGTTAAAAGATTTATGCACAAAAATgacaatattttaaccaatatGAAAGATGGAAACTCCAACAACAAGCCTGCAACGGAAAAGAAAGTATCATCAAAAGTGGCATGTAAACTGTGCTCTAAACTTGTAGACAAATATTATATGAATGCACACATATTAGTTCATAACAACAAGCCTGCAACGGAAAAGAAAGTATCATCAAAAGTGGCATGTAAACTGTGCGCTAAACTTGTAGACAAATATTATATGAAGGCACACATAttagttcacactggagaaaagagGTTTCAATATCAATGCGAAATATGCTTTAAGACATTTCAATCTAATTCCATAAAAAACCATATGTATACTCACTTAGAAGAAACACCTAtgaaatgtacgttttgctttaaAACCTTTAGGAGAACCGACAACTTTGAGGCCCACAAATGTTTTGATTTTGAGGAAAAAGTATTTAAATGTCATTTATGTTCAAAATCTTTTAAACGAAAGTTTGTTTTAACTGCACACATGTATACACATACAGGAGGACGGAAATACCATTGTCCGCTCTGTCCAAAAGTGTTCAGGCAACAGTCAACAAAAAATGACCACATACTCATTCACATGGGAGAAAAGCAATTCAAATGTAACATTTGCCCGAAGAGTTTCGTTAATAGAAACCTGTTACGAAGACACAAACTTTACCACTCGGACATCAAACAGCACAGTTGTATAGTTTGTTCCAAAAGTTTTAAAACGAAAATGTGTTTAAGGCGGCATATGAGCCTGCACAACAACACAACCAAATTTCAATGTAACATTTGCTTAAGAGAATTCAAGAAGAAGAATTCATTGCAGTGTCACATGTCCATCCATACCGGTAACTACAAATTCAAATGTGGATATTGTGATAGATCTTTTTCACGGAAACAACCACTTCTTACACACGAGTATAACCACACTAATAAAAAACCGTATCCATGTGACATGTGTCCAGAAGCTTTCTTTTCAAGTACAGCTTTAAAGAACCACAAAATTTTTCATGCTGCTAGTGATGGTAAAGACGACAAGCCATTTAAGTGCGATATATGCATTAGAGAGTTCAAATTGATTTCATCGTTAAAGAATCACATAAAAAACGACCACACAGGCAACAAACCCTTCAAATGCGAAGAATGTCTCATACAGTTTGCCACGCAAGATTCCCTAGACAAACACATTGACAAATTTCATACGAAAAAGCAGTTTGAGTGCAAAATATGTGGGAGAAGTTTCTCCCATAGGAGCACTATGAATAAACATATCAGGGTCAAACATAATCCTGATGGAAAAGCTCCTGTCGAAAAAAAGTTCGAATGTGAATTTTGTAGTAAGAAATTCGTGTTTGAAGGTAGCATGAAGTATCACGTGAAAATGCTTACATGTATGAAGTAA